Proteins encoded by one window of Centroberyx gerrardi isolate f3 chromosome 21, fCenGer3.hap1.cur.20231027, whole genome shotgun sequence:
- the LOC139914670 gene encoding kelch-like protein 41b, with amino-acid sequence MDPNAIKEELRLFQSTLLQDGLKELLNENKFVDCTLKVGDRSFPCHRLIMAACSPYFREIFFTADGKEAENTKEVVLEDVNPTVLDMVIRYLYSAEIDLTDDNVQDIFAVANRFQIPSVFTVCVNYLQKKLSPGNCLAIFRMGLVLNCPRLAVAARNYIADRFELLYKEDEFLQLAAHELFAIIGGDSLNVEKEELVFEALMAWVRHDKDSRIKVLGDAFDCIRFRLLPEKYFHDKVETDDIIKADPELQKKIQVIRDAFKGKLPEVPKKKEGEEGADKDGGEEEDSPFPGFLNDNRRHGMYARDLILMINDTAAVAYDVIENECFLAAMSEQVPRNHVSMKSQKNQLYIIGGLFVDEENKDLPLQCYFYTLDPLSSDWVALPPMPSPRCLFNIGESENLLFAVAGKDLQSNESLDSVMCYDVERMKWSETKKLPLKIHGHAVVSHKGLVYCIGGKTDDNKALNKMFAYNHKQSEWRELAAMKTARAMFGAIIHNGKIVVAGGVNEDGLTAACETYDFGTNKWEPFTDFPQERSSVNLVSNGGSLYAVGGFAIVQMENKEVAPSEVTDVWQYEDDKKQWSGMLREMRYASGSSCVSMRLNAARMPKL; translated from the exons ATGGACCCTAACGCCATCAAGGAGGAGCTGCGCTTGTTCCAGAGCACCCTGCTCCAGGACGGGCTGAAAGAGCTGCTGAACGAGAACAAGTTTGTGGACTGCACCCTGAAGGTGGGCGACCGCAGCTTCCCCTGCCACCGGCTGATCATGGCCGCCTGCAGCCCTTACTTCAGGGAGATCTTCTTCACAGCGGATGGCAAGGAGGCGGAGAACACCAAGGAGGTGGTGCTGGAGGATGTCAACCCCACCGTCCTGGACATGGTCATCCGGTACCTGTACTCGGCCGAGATCGACCTCACTGATGACAACGTTCAGGACATATTTGCCGTGGCCAACCGCTTCCAGATCCCCTCTGTCTTTACCGTGTGCGTCAActaccttcagaagaagctGTCCCCGGGCAACTGCCTGGCCATCTTCAGGATGGGCCTGGTGCTCAACTGCCCCAGGCTGGCTGTGGCTGCACGCAATTACATCGCCGACCGCTTTGAGCTCCTCTACAAGGAGGATGAGTTCCTCCAGCTTGCTGCCCACGAACTGTTCGCCATCATCGGCGGAGACTCGCTGAACGTGGAGAAAGAGGAGCTGGTGTTCGAGGCCCTCATGGCCTGGGTCCGCCACGACAAGGATAGCCGCATCAAGGTCCTGGGAGACGCCTTCGACTGCATCCGCTTCCGCCTGCTGCCGGAGAAGTACTTCCACGACAAGGTGGAGACCGACGACATCATCAAGGCCGACCCAGAGCTCCAGAAGAAGATCCAGGTCATCAGAGATGCTTTCAAGGGGAAACTTCCGGAGGTACCCaagaagaaggagggggaggagggggcggacAAGGATGGAGGCGAAGAGGAGGACAGCCCATTCCCCGGTTTTCTGAATGACAACCGCAGACACGGCATGTACGCACGCGACCTCATCCTGATGATCAACGACACGGCGGCAGTGGCATATGACGTCATCGAGAACGAGTGCTTCCTGGCGGCCATGTCGGAGCAGGTGCCGCGCAACCACGTCAGCATGAAGTCGCAGAAGAACCAGCTCTACATCATTGGAGGACTGTTTGTGGATGAGGAAAACAAGGATCTGCCCCTGCAGTGTTATTTCTATACA TTGGATCCACTTTCATCCGACTGGGTCGCCCTGCCACCCATGCCCTCCCCAAGATGCCTCTTCAACATCGGAGAGAGCGAGAACCTGCTGTTCGCTGTCGCTGGAAAAGACCTCCAGAGCAACGAGTCACTGGACAGCGTGATGTGCTACGATGTCGA gaggatgaagtggagtgAGACCAAGAAACTTCCTCTGAAGATCCACGGCCATGCTGTGGTCTCCCACAAAGGACTGGTCTACTGCATTGGAGGAAAGACAGATGacaa CAAAGCCCTCAACAAGATGTTCGCGTACAACCACAAGCAGTCGGAGTGGAGGGAGCTGGCAGCCATGAAGACAGCGAGGGCGATGTTCGGAGCCATCATCCACAACGGCAAGATCGTGGTGGCAGGCGGAGTCAACGAGGACGGCCTCACCGCCGCCTGCGAAACCTACGACTTCGGAACAAACAA GTGGGAGCCCTTCACAGACTTTCCGCAGGAGAGGAGCTCTGTGAACCTGGTGAGCAACGGGGGCTCCCTGTACGCTGTGGGCGGCTTCGCAATCGTCCAGATGGAGAACAAGGAGGTGGCTCCTTCAGAGGTCACCGATGTCTGGCA GTACGAGGATGACAAGAAGCAGTGGAGTGGCATGCTGAGAGAGATGCGTTACGCCTCCGGCTCTTCCTGTGTGTCCATGCGCCTCAACGCCGCCAGGATGCCCAAACTGTAG